The DNA region CCCTCGTGGCACAGCCAACGGTGTACCTCTTTGATGACTCATTCTCGGCGCTCGATGTTACGACTGACGCCAAACTGAGGGCAGCTCTGCCAGAGGCGACAAAGGGCGCAACCACGATTATCGTGGCTCAACGAGTCTCGACGATTACCGAAGCCGACAAGATCATCGTGCTCGAAGACGGTGAAATTGTGGGGCAGGGAACCCACACCGAACTCTTGAAAACGAACGCTGTGTACCAAGAAATCGTGCAGTCACAGCTGGAAGCGGTTGAATCATGATGCGAAAGAAAGAGGCGTCAGCGACGAAGGCGCAACCCGAAGAAGTTATCGAGCTGCCTGACGATTATTCACCGAGCGGTGATGCAATGGAATTCGGTGGCCCCACAAAAAAAGCGAAGCACTTTTGGCCCTCGGCAAAGCGCATGATGGCGCTGCTCTGGCCCGAAAAGGCCAGGCTCGGTGTGATCGTTCTGCTCGTGATCGGGTCGGTTGTTTTCACGGTCATTGCACCCAAGGTGCTCGGTGCCGCGATCGACGTTATCTGGAATGGCTTTCGGGGCTCGGCTGGCATGGACTTCGCAAAGCTTGGCCAGCTGATTCTCGTCGTGCTCGCGCTGTATCTCGGTGCAGCAATGCTGATGTGGATGCAGGGCTACCTGCTCAACGGCCTCGTCATGCGCGTCGTGTACAAGCTGCGCCAAGACATTGAGGACAAGCTCAACAAGCTCCCACTCAAGTACTTCGACACACGCCAGCGTGGCGATGTGCTGTCTCGCGTCACGAACGATGTTGACAATATCCAGCAGGCGCTTCAACAGGGCTTCTCGCAGCTCATTGAAAACCTGTTGCTCCTCATCGGAATCACCGCCATGATGTTTGTGGTCTCGTGGCAGCTCGCGCTCATCACCCTCATCTCACTGCCACTGTCGGCCATCATCGCCGGAGTGCTCGGTGTGCGGGCGCAAAAGCTGTTCGTTGCGCAGTGGAAGCACACGGGCGACATGAACGGTCACATCGAAGAGTCGTTCACCGGTCATGAGCTCATTCGCATCTACAACCGCAACACCGAGATGTCAGAAGAGTTCAACGAGCGCAATGAGCGCGTTTTCGACGCCTCATATAAGGCACAGTTCATCTCTGGCGCAATGATGCCGGCGATGATGTTCGTGAACTACTTCGTGTACGTGCTCATTGCTGTCGTGGGGGCGATCCGCGTCACGAATGCCCAGATGACGCTTGGCGACGTGACTGCGTTCATTCAGTACTCTCGCGAGTTCCAGCAGCCGGTCAGCAGCATGGCAGGCATCGCCAACATGATGCAGTCTGGCGTGGCCTCTGCAGAGCGCACCTTCGAACTACTCGACGCCGAAGAAGAAGAGAACGACGCCGCGACCGAAGAGCTGCCCGCACGCGCCCACGGCAATGTCGTGTTTGAGAACGTCTCGTTTCGGTACGAGCCAGACGTGCCGCTCATCGAAGACCTTTCGCTCTCGGTATCGCCAGGGCAAACGGTCGCGATCGTTGGGCCGACGGGAGCGGGCAAAACAACGCTCGTGAACCTGGTGATGCGCTTCTACGAGCTCAACGGCGGGCGCATCACGATCGACGGAGTTGATATCACCGCTGTCTCACGGGCAGAGCTGCGCAGCCACGTCGGCATGGTGTTGCAAGATGCCTGGCTCTTCGACGGCACGATTCGAGAGAACATTCGCTACGGCAGGCTTGACGCTACCGATGACGAAGTCGTCGAAGCAGCGCAGGCCACGATGGTTGATCGATTCGTACGCCAGCTTCCCGAGGGATACGACACGCTGCTTTCTGAGAACGCTTCGTCGCTCTCGGCGGGCGAGCGGCAGCTCTTGACGATTGCGCGCGCGTTTATTGCTCAGCCATCACTGCTCATTCTCGACGAGGCGACGTCGTCAGTCGACACCCGAACCGAGATGCTCGTGCAGCAGGCGATGCAGGCACTTCGCGCCGATCGCACCTCGTTTGTGATTGCGCACCGCCTGTCAACGATTCGCGATGCTGACCTCATTCTCATGATGAAAAACGGCGAGATCGTCGAGCAGGGTAGCCACGAGTCGCTGCTGGCAAAGGGTGGCGAATACCACACGCTGTACCAGTCGCAGTTCGCTGGTGGTCACGAAGAAGAAAAAGATCAGTTAGACTAGATCATGCCCCTCACGTGGCACTACCTCGGTTAACTCCCCCAGGGCAGAAATGCAGCAAGGGTACCCGGGCTCTGGTGGGTGCGTGAGGGGTCTTTTCTTTGTGTGGCGCTGGTGGCCTCATGGTTGTCGGGGTAATGTGAGCCCATGACACGGTCTCAGAACCCGCCCGATCGCCTGCAGTGGCTCCCGGATCTTACAGAGACCCGATGGCTCGAACAAGCGATTGATGAGCGCTCTCCTGGGCTCGAGAGCACGGTGCCCGAGGGGTACGCGGCGCTCGTGCGCATCATGCACCCTTTCACCCGCTATGCCACCGATAGCACCGCGGAAGAAAGTGTTTCATGGACGAGTTTTGCCCAAACCTTCGAACTCGCAATGCGGCCAGACACACAGTCATCGCGATTGCTTCACGAGAGCGGCGTCGTCGAGCGAGACATGGAGAGTGCTGACCCGACGTACGGTGTGCCGAGCGTAGGGTCACTCGATGAGCCTCTTTTTCGCTCGCTGATGCAGGTGCTCGCTCGTTTTACGACAACCCCCGAAGCCGGCATCGCGGCGGTGTGGGAGGGCTACGGCGGTCTCGTCAGCGGCGGATCGGCCGAGATGCTCGTCGCATACGAGGAACCCGGCGAAGCCGTTGCGGAGGCAGACGAGGCGGCCTTTGCGCAGCTCAGCCATGCTGCTCATGAAGCGCTCATGGCGCCCGAGAGTGATGATTACGGGTTGCTTGGTGAGGAGATCGCGCGAGGGCCGAGGCTGCGCCTGCCGGGGCGCGACTACATCTGCTTCGAAGCCGCGCCACGAGACTTTGGTGACGCCTCGTGGCGGGAGCGTGCGCCCTGGGTTGATCACCGGTTTTTCGATGTCTCGCCACAAACGCCGAACCTGCTCTGGCCCATGGACCGGGCATGGTTTTTGGTGAGTGAAATCGACTTTGATTCGACACTCGTTGCCTGCTCGTTTGCCTGCGCTGAGGCGCTGGAACAGGCTGAGGGGCTCGAGTCGTATCGCATTGAGCGCGACACGATGATGTGGTGAACCGGGGAGCCGCACTGTTTCGTGGGCGAGAGCCGAACAACTTCAGCGAGTGTCAGAGGCTGCCGGTACCATAGGGTTCGTGGCCACAGCACTGTATAGACGTTACCGACCTGAAACCTTTGCCGAGATGATCGGCCAGGCTCAGGTGACCGAACCCCTCATGACCGCCCTGAGGGGTGGCAAGGTTGGTCATGCCTATCTTTTTAGCGGCCCACGCGGTTGCGGTAAGACGACTTCTGCCCGCGTACTTGCCCGGTGCCTGAACTGTGCTGAGGGGCCTACCGATACTCCGTGTGGTGTGTGCCCGAGCTGTGTCGAGCTCAGCCGAGACGGCGGCGGTTCGCTCGACGTGATTGAGATCGACGCTGCAAGCCACGGTGGCGTTGACGATGCGCGTGACCTGCGAGAGCGAGCCGTGTTCGCTCCCGTGCGTGACCGTTACAAGGTCTTCATCATCGATGAGGCCCACATGGTGACCAAGGAGGGCTTTAACGCGCTCCTGAAAATCGTTGAAGAGCCACCTGAGCACGTCAAGTTTGTCTTCGCGACGACCGAGCCCGAGAAAGTCATTGGGACGATTCGCTCGCGCACCCATCACTACCCGTTCCGTCTCATTGCTCCTGTTGCGCTTCTTGAGTATGTGCAGCGTCTCTGCGCTGAGGAGGGCATTACCGTCGACGAGGGGGTACTGCCACTCGTCATTCGCGCCGGCGGCGGATCAGCTCGCGATACGCTCTCGATTCTCGACCAGCTCATCGCGGGTTCAGAGGGTAACCACGTTGACTACGACCGCGCGGTCGGCTTGCTCGGGTACACCCCCGATGACCTCCTCGACGAGGTGGTGACCGCGATCGGCGCCGCCGATGCGGCAGCTGGTATTCGCTCGGTCGACCGAGTTGTGCAGACCGGGCAAGACCCCCGCCGATTTGTCGAAGATCTCCTTGAACGACTGCGTGACCTCATCATCGTGCAGGTGACCGACATTGACGGTGCGGCGGCGGTGCTGAGGGGTGTTGCTGATGAGCAACTGCAGCGCATGGTTGAACAGGCCAGCAGCTTCGGTCGTGGCGCCATCTCGAGGGTCGCTGACGTCGTGAGCGAGGCGCTCGACAACATGACGGGTGCCACCGCTCCACGCATGCACCTTGAACTCATGATGGCCCGCATCTTTGTGACGGTCGCGACAGCCCCTGAGGTTCCCGCTGCCTCTGCGAGCGCCCATACTCCGGCTCCGGCCGCTCAGCCGCGTCAGCAAGCGCCGGTGCAACGGCAGAGCCCAGCAGCTCCCGCTCCCGCGCCTCGACCGGTCGAACCCGAAGCGGTGCAAGAGCCAGCGGCTCAGCGACCGGAAGCTGAACAGCAGGCTCCTGAGCCACAAGCTCCAGCGCCATCACCAGAGCCAGAGCCCGTGCAACAGGCATCTCAGCCAGGTGTCACCGCTGCTCCACCGCAGCCAGCTGCCGCCCAACCGGCGGTGAGCCAGCCACCCGCAGCGACGCTTTCTCCCGCCGATGCGATTCGCAACGCAAGGGCTTTTCTCGCCGGAGGAGTCCCAGCGGCGGGCACTCCCCAGCCTTCAGCAACACCAGCTGCAGCGTCACGGCCTGAGCCAGAGCCTGAGCGAACTCCTGCGCCCACCAGCACTCAGAGCGACGCGGGTGTCCCATCAGACGCTGCCGTATCGCAGCCGAAGCCGCTGAACTCTGCAACCGCTCTCGAGGAGTGGCCGGCGACGCTAGCGACGCTCGCTGAGCAGAATGAGGCGGCCGCAAGCGCTGCTCGCGAGGCGGCGGTGCTCGGCATTGATCACACGACACTGCATCTCGGTTTTTCAGACGCGGCACAGCTCGACGCATTTAAACGACTGTGTGCTGGTCCGATTCGAACGCACTTTCAAACGGTCTTCGGCGTGACCATTGGTTATCAGCCCTGGGTCGGCGACGACAGGATTAACGAGGGTAGGCAACTCTTCGGTGGTTCGGCGCCCGTGGCAACCGTGACTCCGCAGGAACCGGCCAAGCCGGCGGCAGCGAATGCTGTGACTCCCGAAAAGCAAGCCACCGAAGCCGCCGAGCAGACTCCAGCGCCGCAACCCCCGGCGCCACACCACGAGTCGCCACAGGGCGGGCCTCGAGCAGACGAGCCTCAGCGCGATGAACCTCCGCACGACGAACCACCGTACGGCGAGCCGCCATACGAGGCTCCACCCGTCGATGAGCCCCCGTACGAAGATCCAGGTCCGGGCACGGGGGCAACCGCTCAGCCGAGTGACCAGCAGCCGCCTGCGCAACCACAGACCCAGGCGCAGCAGGCAGCCCCGGTAACTCCAGATACGTCAGCCTCACCGAGCGCCCCAGCGGCACCGGCACCGGCACCGGCAGAAAAGCCCGAGACTGCGGCAGTACCCGCGAACCGTAACGCGCCCGCATTCACCCGCTATGGTGAATCGGTTGTGCGCGAGGTGCTCGGCGCGAAGTTCGTCGGAGAAGAACTCCTGTAACCCTGCCCGCCAGCACCACTTGAACGAACGGCCAGGAGGTCATCATGTACGACGGTATCGTGCAAGAACTTATCGATGAATTTGGAAGACTGCCGGGCATCGGCCCGAAGTCAGCCCAGCGCATCACGTTTCATATTCTGCAAACGCAGAACTTTGACGTGTCCCGACTCTCCGAACTCCTCGTCGAGGTTCGTGACAAAGTACGATTCTGCGAAATATGCGGCAACATTACCGAAGAAGAACAGTGCGCGATCTGCCGCGACGCGCGACGCGATCAGACGATCATCTGCGTTGTCGAAGAGCCCAAAGACGTCATCGCGATCGAACGAACCCGTCAGTTTCGTGGCCTCTACCACGTGCTTGGCGGTGCAATTAGCCCGATCGACGGTGTTGGTCCCGACGACCTCAACATCACCTCGCTCATGCGTAGGCTCGGCTCAACCGAGGTGCAAGAGGTCATCATCGCGACCGATCCGAACCTCGAGGGAGAGGCAACCGCTGCCTATCTCTCTCGCATGCTCTCGACGCTCGAGATTCCCGTTTCACGTCTGGCGTCAGGCCTTCCTGTGGGGGGCGACCTTGAATTCGCCGATGAGATTACCCTCGGCAGGGCTCTCGAGGGGCGACACATCATGAACCCGTAGGGCTCAAAAACCAGCCGCGCACTTCAGTTGTGCGGCGTCATACAGCAAGAGACATGCCTCTCGGCTTTGCTGTTCGCGATAGAATAAAGCTTGGTTCATTGTCAGAGCCACACCCCGGAGGTCAAAACGTGGCACTCATCGTGCAAAAATTTGGTGGCTCATCTGTAGCAGATGCCGACAGTATCAAGCGTGTCGCAAAACGCATTGTCGACACCAGGCGTAGCGGCAACGATGTCGTCGTCGTGGTGAGCGCTATGGGCGACTCAACCGACGAACTGCTCGACCTTGCCGGCGACTGCACGCCAGTTCCCGCTCCCCGTGAGCTCGACATGCTCCTCACCGCGGGTGAGCGCATCTCGATGGCCCTCCTCGCGATGACCATTAAGGGCATGGGGGTCGACGCCTACTCTTTCACAGGGAGTCAGGCCGGCATGATCACGACGGCAGAGCACGGTGCTGCAAAAATCGTTGACGTGACGCCAGGTCGCGTCCGTGAAGCACTCGACAAGGGTGCGGTCGCGATCGTCGCAGGCTTCCAAGGCTTTAGCCGAGATTCACGAGACATTACGACGCTCGGCAGGGGTGGCTCAGATACGACCGCTGTCGCGCTCGCTGCGGCGCTTGATGCTGACCAGTGCGAGATCTACTCAGACGTTGATGGCGTCTTCACGACCGATCCGCGCATGGTGCACAAAGCCAAAAAGATCGACTACATCACGAGCGAAGAGATGCTCGAACTCGCGGCATCGGGCTCAAAGATTTTGCACATTCGTGCCGTTGAATACGCGCGCCGTCACGGCGTCGAGCTGCACGTTCGCTCCTCATTTACGTCAGACGTCGGCACAATCGTGTACAACCCTGAGAAGGGTCACCCGAAGGGAGAAACAGTGGAAGACCCGATCATCACCGGTATCGCAGCCGAACTTAACGAGGCAAAGGTGACCGTCGGCGGCGTGCCCGACGTTCCCGGCAAAGCCGCCCAGATTTTTGAGATCGTTGCTGGCACCAACGCCAACATTGACATGATCGTGCAGAACGTTTCTCCGGCCGACACGAATCGTACCGACATCTCGTTTACGATTCCCGTTGCCGACGGCCGCAAGGTCATCGACGTGCTCAACAAGAACCAGGCTGAGGTCGGCTATGAGGCCGTCAACTACGACGATCAGATCGCCAAGATCGCCGTGGTCGGCGCTGGCATGCGCACGAGCGCTGGCGTATCGGCCCAGCTGTTTCGGGCGCTCTACGATGCGGGCATCAACATCGAGATGATCTCGACCTCAGAGATCCGCATCTCAGTGGTGACGCGTGCCGATCTTCTCGACGACGCCGTGCGTGTGCTTCACACCGCCTTCGGCCTCGACGCAGACCACGACGCAACCGTTTACGCCGGCACCGGCCGGTAGAGCGAAAGAAGGAATTCCATGAGTGCAGTACATCTTGGTATCGTCGGCGCCACCGGCCAGGTCGGCGGCGTCATGCTGGCCCTTCTTGAGCAGCGTGATTTTCCCATTGAGCAGCTGAGGCTCTTTTCGTCGGCCCGCTCAGCGGGAAGCGTGATTGAGTTTCGCGGCCAGAACATCACCGTCGAAGACGTCGAAACCGCAGACCCGGCAGGGCTCGACATCGCACTCTTCTCTGCGGGCGGAGCGGCATCCAGGGCCTACGCAGAGCGTTTCGCCGCGGCGGGCGCCATGGTCGTCGACAACTCGAGCGCGTGGCGTCTCGACCCCGAGGTTCCCCTCGTTGTGAGTGAGGTGAACCCTCACGCCATTCAGCAGGCGAAGAAGGGCATCATCGCGAACCCGAACTGCACCACGATGGCAGCGATGCCCGTCATGAAGGCGCTCGATGCGGCGGCAGGCCTCGAGAGGCTCGTCGTCACCACGTTCCAGGCGGTTTCAGGGTCAGGACTTGCTGGCGCCACCGAACTCGCGACCCAGGCCACCGCCGCGGTTGAAAGCGGTGCGATCCAGGGGCTCGTCACTGATGGCGGAGCCGTCTCATTCCCAGAACCCCAGGTCTACGCGAAGACCATCGCGTTCAACGTGCTGCCACTGGCCGGCGCGATCGTCGACGACGGCGAGGGTGAGACCGACGAAGAGAAGAAGCTGCGCAACGAGAGCCGTAAGATTCTCGAACTTCCCGACCTCTTGGTCGCGGGCACGTGCGTTCGAGTGCCCGTCTTTACCGGGCACTCGCTTTCGATCCACGCTGAGTTCTCTCGTGAAATCACTCCAGAGCAGGCAACTGAGGTGCTCTCGAAAGCGCCCGGCGTTGCCCTTGAAGCGATTCCTACGCCACTTGATGCCGCGGGCAAAGACCCGAGCCTCGTTGGCCGTATTCGCCAGGATCAGTCTGCGCCCAAGGGACGTGGCCTGCAGCTGTTCATCTCAAACGACAACTTGCGCAAGGGCGCGGCCTTGAACACCGTTCAGATCGCCGAGCTTATCGCCCAGTCATTGTAACGAGTGTGGCCTCGGGCCGGCACGCAAAGCGAACCGGCGCGTAGATCGAGTGCCCGAGGCCAGCACTGACATGCAAGAACGCGGCGTTCTCTTCCGAGAACCAGACGCTCAGCCCCCGAGCCTTGCTGGGGGAGAGGTCGCAGTTTGAGGTGAGAGCCCCAACTCCTGGCACCCGAACCTGACCGCCGTGCGTGTGGCCGGCAAACAGCATGCTCGCGCCCATCGCGAGAAGCCCATCGAGCGCATCGGTGTAGGGTGCATGAACGACGCCAATGCGGGTCGCTTCATCATCTGCGTGCTGCTCGTCGAGGCTGCCGAGCGCCTCTTGCATCAGTTCGTGATCGTCGAGTGAGATATGCGGATCGCCGAGCCCGAAAAACCTCAGCCGCGAGTCGCCCACGAGCAGGTCTCCTGCGCGGTTGTTGAGGTCAAGCCAGCCGAAATCGTCTCTGAGCATCGAGGTGAGAGCCTCATTGTCGAGGTCTGGAACCCGAGTGCCGAGTCGGCTTGGCTCTTTGAGGTAACGCAACGGATTCTTGAGAATCGGGCCGTAGTAATCATTCGAGCCGTGCACGAAGACACCAGGAACGCCCTTGAACGGCTCGAGAGCATACCTGAGCGGCCCGAGCGCGTCTTTGTGGCCCATGAGGTCGCCCGTGAGCATAATGAGGTCTGGCTGCTCGTCTGAGAGCGCTCGAACCCATTCCATGCGCTTTTGCTGCCACGGGGCGAGGTGCAGGTCAGAGAGGTGTAACACGCGAATCGGTCGTGCCCCCTTGGGGAGCAGGGGGAGTGTTTCGCTGCGAAGCGCGTACCAGTGACGTTCGATGCACGTTGCCCAGACCGCCGCGCTTCCCCCGGCTAAAGCCAGGGTGAGCGCGGCGGTACGGACTGGAGAAGAAGGACGGGGCACGGGTGTGAGCCTAGTCGTCTTCGTCGTCTGATTTCTCGCACGTGAGCGAGAGCGTGATGTTGCTGTCGTTCTTCGCATCGGCACCGCTTGCAGGGTTCACGGATTCTACGACGCTGTTGTTCTTCTTCTTGTCGCCAGAACCACAGGTCGTTGAGACCGAGCTGAAGCCTGCTGAACGAAGCGTTGCTTCGGCTTCCTTCGCGGTTTGCCCGACGATGCCATCGGGCACCTTCGACATCTGGCCGTTGCTCGTGTAGAGCGTGATGGTCGAGCCCTCGGGGGCTTGACCGCCACCAGCCGGGTCGCTCTCTGCGACGAGGCCTGCGGTCACGCTTGAATCACGCTCGCCGCCCTGGGTGACCGAGAAGCCGAGCGTCTCGAGCATCTGGGTTGCCTCTTCAACGGTCTTACCGGCGGTGTTCGGGACGTTCTTCATCTTGACGGTCAACGCGTTGGCGTTCGGCTTCTCGAAGGCATCGCCGCCGTACAGCGCGTCGCCGGCGTTCAGAATCATGCCGAACACCCGGTCGCCGTCATACGGCAGACCACTCGTTTCGGTGTCAACCTTGCCAACGACGTTACCCGTCCAGATCGCGGTTGAAATCTTGGTCGAGCCGCCAACAGTCCAGTGATCCCAGTAGTTGTTCGTGGTACCCGTCTTTGCGAAGTGGGGAACCCCCGTCGAGGATCGGGCATGGCCGGCAATACCGTTGGTGACCGTGTACTCAAGGGCGTACGCGACGCCTGCAGCGACGTCGGGGTCTAACGCCTGGTTGCACTCATTCTTGGTGAACGGAACCTCTTTGCCGTCA from Leucobacter sp. UCMA 4100 includes:
- a CDS encoding ABC transporter ATP-binding protein gives rise to the protein MMRKKEASATKAQPEEVIELPDDYSPSGDAMEFGGPTKKAKHFWPSAKRMMALLWPEKARLGVIVLLVIGSVVFTVIAPKVLGAAIDVIWNGFRGSAGMDFAKLGQLILVVLALYLGAAMLMWMQGYLLNGLVMRVVYKLRQDIEDKLNKLPLKYFDTRQRGDVLSRVTNDVDNIQQALQQGFSQLIENLLLLIGITAMMFVVSWQLALITLISLPLSAIIAGVLGVRAQKLFVAQWKHTGDMNGHIEESFTGHELIRIYNRNTEMSEEFNERNERVFDASYKAQFISGAMMPAMMFVNYFVYVLIAVVGAIRVTNAQMTLGDVTAFIQYSREFQQPVSSMAGIANMMQSGVASAERTFELLDAEEEENDAATEELPARAHGNVVFENVSFRYEPDVPLIEDLSLSVSPGQTVAIVGPTGAGKTTLVNLVMRFYELNGGRITIDGVDITAVSRAELRSHVGMVLQDAWLFDGTIRENIRYGRLDATDDEVVEAAQATMVDRFVRQLPEGYDTLLSENASSLSAGERQLLTIARAFIAQPSLLILDEATSSVDTRTEMLVQQAMQALRADRTSFVIAHRLSTIRDADLILMMKNGEIVEQGSHESLLAKGGEYHTLYQSQFAGGHEEEKDQLD
- a CDS encoding DNA polymerase III subunit gamma and tau, translated to MATALYRRYRPETFAEMIGQAQVTEPLMTALRGGKVGHAYLFSGPRGCGKTTSARVLARCLNCAEGPTDTPCGVCPSCVELSRDGGGSLDVIEIDAASHGGVDDARDLRERAVFAPVRDRYKVFIIDEAHMVTKEGFNALLKIVEEPPEHVKFVFATTEPEKVIGTIRSRTHHYPFRLIAPVALLEYVQRLCAEEGITVDEGVLPLVIRAGGGSARDTLSILDQLIAGSEGNHVDYDRAVGLLGYTPDDLLDEVVTAIGAADAAAGIRSVDRVVQTGQDPRRFVEDLLERLRDLIIVQVTDIDGAAAVLRGVADEQLQRMVEQASSFGRGAISRVADVVSEALDNMTGATAPRMHLELMMARIFVTVATAPEVPAASASAHTPAPAAQPRQQAPVQRQSPAAPAPAPRPVEPEAVQEPAAQRPEAEQQAPEPQAPAPSPEPEPVQQASQPGVTAAPPQPAAAQPAVSQPPAATLSPADAIRNARAFLAGGVPAAGTPQPSATPAAASRPEPEPERTPAPTSTQSDAGVPSDAAVSQPKPLNSATALEEWPATLATLAEQNEAAASAAREAAVLGIDHTTLHLGFSDAAQLDAFKRLCAGPIRTHFQTVFGVTIGYQPWVGDDRINEGRQLFGGSAPVATVTPQEPAKPAAANAVTPEKQATEAAEQTPAPQPPAPHHESPQGGPRADEPQRDEPPHDEPPYGEPPYEAPPVDEPPYEDPGPGTGATAQPSDQQPPAQPQTQAQQAAPVTPDTSASPSAPAAPAPAPAEKPETAAVPANRNAPAFTRYGESVVREVLGAKFVGEELL
- the recR gene encoding recombination mediator RecR, which encodes MYDGIVQELIDEFGRLPGIGPKSAQRITFHILQTQNFDVSRLSELLVEVRDKVRFCEICGNITEEEQCAICRDARRDQTIICVVEEPKDVIAIERTRQFRGLYHVLGGAISPIDGVGPDDLNITSLMRRLGSTEVQEVIIATDPNLEGEATAAYLSRMLSTLEIPVSRLASGLPVGGDLEFADEITLGRALEGRHIMNP
- a CDS encoding aspartate kinase, with protein sequence MALIVQKFGGSSVADADSIKRVAKRIVDTRRSGNDVVVVVSAMGDSTDELLDLAGDCTPVPAPRELDMLLTAGERISMALLAMTIKGMGVDAYSFTGSQAGMITTAEHGAAKIVDVTPGRVREALDKGAVAIVAGFQGFSRDSRDITTLGRGGSDTTAVALAAALDADQCEIYSDVDGVFTTDPRMVHKAKKIDYITSEEMLELAASGSKILHIRAVEYARRHGVELHVRSSFTSDVGTIVYNPEKGHPKGETVEDPIITGIAAELNEAKVTVGGVPDVPGKAAQIFEIVAGTNANIDMIVQNVSPADTNRTDISFTIPVADGRKVIDVLNKNQAEVGYEAVNYDDQIAKIAVVGAGMRTSAGVSAQLFRALYDAGINIEMISTSEIRISVVTRADLLDDAVRVLHTAFGLDADHDATVYAGTGR
- a CDS encoding aspartate-semialdehyde dehydrogenase → MSAVHLGIVGATGQVGGVMLALLEQRDFPIEQLRLFSSARSAGSVIEFRGQNITVEDVETADPAGLDIALFSAGGAASRAYAERFAAAGAMVVDNSSAWRLDPEVPLVVSEVNPHAIQQAKKGIIANPNCTTMAAMPVMKALDAAAGLERLVVTTFQAVSGSGLAGATELATQATAAVESGAIQGLVTDGGAVSFPEPQVYAKTIAFNVLPLAGAIVDDGEGETDEEKKLRNESRKILELPDLLVAGTCVRVPVFTGHSLSIHAEFSREITPEQATEVLSKAPGVALEAIPTPLDAAGKDPSLVGRIRQDQSAPKGRGLQLFISNDNLRKGAALNTVQIAELIAQSL
- a CDS encoding metallophosphoesterase; the protein is MPRPSSPVRTAALTLALAGGSAAVWATCIERHWYALRSETLPLLPKGARPIRVLHLSDLHLAPWQQKRMEWVRALSDEQPDLIMLTGDLMGHKDALGPLRYALEPFKGVPGVFVHGSNDYYGPILKNPLRYLKEPSRLGTRVPDLDNEALTSMLRDDFGWLDLNNRAGDLLVGDSRLRFFGLGDPHISLDDHELMQEALGSLDEQHADDEATRIGVVHAPYTDALDGLLAMGASMLFAGHTHGGQVRVPGVGALTSNCDLSPSKARGLSVWFSEENAAFLHVSAGLGHSIYAPVRFACRPEATLVTMTGR